The segment CCCCGCCCACCGACGGCGACGACCCACTAACCGTCGTCATCGAATGCAAAGGATGCTGGAACCAGGACCTACCGACCGCGCTGGCCAGCCAACTCGTCCGCGACTACCTGCGCACCCCCCGCACCGCGGGCATCTACCTCATCGGCTACTTCGACTGCGACCGCTGGAGCCACGAAGAGCGAAGGAAGCGACACCGCGCACCACGGGATCACACGATCCCCACCCTGCAACATGAACAGGATGCGCGTGCGCAGGAACAACGCGACCAACACGGCGTCATCGTGACGGCGAAAGTTCTCGACTGCCGTCTCCCCGGAGCTGCCGACCCGTGGCGCGCCGAGCCCGACACTCCTGTCGCGTAAACAACTTCACCTGGCACGGACAGCGGGCCCTGGCCCCTCCTTGCAGTTCGAAGCCGCATGGCTGGAGCCCTACTCCTGGCCGATGCCCAGCGTGGCAGACCTTGTCGTAGCCCCGTCTGAGAACCACCGCCTTGTGCCACTGTCCAACGTCGACCATTACTACTGGTAGGCGATGCAGCCGGAGCTCCAGTTCTTCACGGAGCTGCTGTTGACCTGCGATCCAGGTTCGCGAAGCAGCACGCTGAAACCTTTTCTACGCGCGAGCCAAGCTGCCGGCGCAGACCCCGGCAAAGTGCTTCCTTGCCGACGACACGAGGGCGAACGCCGAGGCCCCGGGCTGTAAGAGCAGAGGCGGTCAGAAGTCCAGCGGACCCCCCAGCAGACGGCCTGCCAGCCCTTCACGGATGCGTACCGCCTTGTCGTGCTGGATACGCCGATCGGCCTGCTCCGCCGCGAGGCGAGCGATCTCGTCAACCAGGCGCTGCTGTGCCTCCAGACCGGGGAGCTCGATGTCAGAATTGAGTAGATCCCTGTCCAAAGACGTCGGTGACGCCGTCGTCAATGCTTCGACACGCCGCCGTACCAAGGGGTGACGAAGCCAGGCAGCCAGGTAGTCCGGCAACAGGCGGGCCGGGTCGGGTATCAGGTGCAGCACATGGGGCGAGTGGGTGGCTTCGGGGAGTTCGCCGCGCCACACCGCCACGCGATAGGCCCGACCAATGCGGTCCGACCTGCGCAGGCCGCCCAGCAGTACGTCACCGGGCGCCAGCCGGTGTCCCACCCTCCCGCTGCCGATGAGGTACCGGAGGTTGGTGAGGTCGAGCCCGGCCCCAGTCATATTGCTCGGCCAGATCACGGGAAGCCCGCTCGTATCGGTGGAAGACGGTCCGGCGGCACCCCTGGTGAGAGAGAGCACGACATCGCCCAGGGACAGCCGTTCCACGTCGGAGCTCCGCCCGTCAACGGCGTCGAGAACGGGCAGCAGGGCAAAGTGCTGTTTGATGTCGAGTTTGGCGATCTCGCCCTTGATGGCCCCTTCGGCCTCGATGACGTTGAAGAGAAGTTCGGCGTCCCGGTGCCGGGGATCCACGCCGCTCTGTTGCGACCATGGGGTCTGCCGCAGGGCGCGGGAGGTGGCCGAGAAGCCCGGCAAGCGGCCCTCGATCTCCTGGAAGGACAGCCCGTACTTGGCGTCCCACGCCTCGTACAGCGCGGTGAATTCCGAACGGCGCTCGCCCAGAATTCTCGTCAGGCGCCCGGAGAGATCGTCCCGCAGGACGCCGAGGACGACGGCCCGAGCGCCCTCAGCGTCCAGCGCACGGCGAGCTTCTTCGAGCGGCATGTCCGCTTCCAGTTCGCGTACCCGACGGACTGCCGCCGAACGAGCCCTGCGCAAGGCGGGCAGCCCCGCCAAGACGTCGGAATAGAGGTCGGCCTCCCCCTGCTCCTCCGCGGCCTTCGCGTCTTTGAGCTGGGCGGAGAGTTCATCGGCCCGCTCCCGGGCGGCGGAGAGTTCACTTAGGAAGCCCGGCAGGAGGGCCGGGACGACCGGATGTTCAAGAGCAGTATCGAGTTCGTAGCGCCCCCTGGGCCGCGCGGCGGTCAGCCTGTCGTCCACGTCCGCGCACCAGTCGTCGACGACGGCCGCGAAGCCCCGGGCGGCGAGTGTCCTGTACGTCGCTTCACTCTGCCCCAGCCAGTCTTCGACCAGACCGTCCACGGCATAGCTGTCCAGCAGGCCGATCTGGGCGAGCGGCATCCGGACGGTGTCGGCTACTGCGGTACGTAGAGCTGCCCACGGCACTCGGCCCGGCTGCCCCGGAACGCTGCTGCTGTCGAAGCGGAAAGCAGCCGAGATCTGGGCAGTGACGGACTCCCAAGCCTTGTCAAAGGCCTCCCACAAGGTACTCTCCCGCGTGTGCGCCATGCGGGTCAGCGTGCGCGTGTCCGGGCGCTCTCCCCGGGCACGGAAGTCCAGATACTCGGAATCTCCGGCCCGCTCCTGGAAGAGATCGGTGGGCTGCACCCCGTACGCGTCCAGCAGCGGCTTCGCCGCGGCGACCTCGACGGCGGGCATACCGCCTTCGAGGTGGGCGCGCAGGTCCTGCCGTTCCGTCGCCGCCTCGTGCCGCACATAGCGGTGGACGGTGAGGTTGTCGGCGTTCTCCGTCAGTGTCTCGCGCGTTACGAACTTTGAGAATCCAGGCACTTCCGTGCGGGAATGGAAGGTGGCGGCGATCTTCTCCACATGCTCGGGGAGCAGAACATTCTGCGCCCGCCCGGCGCAGTATTCGCCTTCCGCATTGATGAACAGGACGCGGCCCCGATGCCGCGATTCGGGACGCTGGGCGGCCCGGAGCACCAGCACACAGGCGGGAATGCCCGTGCCATAGAAGAGGTTGGGGGACAGAGCGATGACTGCCTCGATCAGGTCGGCGTCCAGCAGGCGCGTACGGATCTCCCGTTCCCCCGCACCACGGAAGAGAACGCCCTGTGGCATGACGGTGACCACGGAACCGTTCCGTCCCTGCGCCATGTGCAGCATGTGTTGGAGGAACATCAGGTCGGCTTTGCCGCGTTCGGACGTCGTTCCGTACGGCATGCGCTCGGCGGCGTGGGGCACCACCGCCAGGCTGTAGTCCATAGAGAAGGGCGGGTTGCTTACCACCAGGTCGAAGCCGTCACCGGGCGCCTTCGGGTGGGTGAGCGCGTCCCCTTGAGTCAGCGAGTACCGCTCAGCACCGTGCAACTGCATGTTCAAGCTGGCAAGGAGGAGGCACCCGCTGTTCGCGTCCTGGCCGGCGAGGAACAGGCTGCCCGCGTCCCCGCCGTGGTCGCGCACGTACCGCCGCGCGTCGATCAGCATGCCGCCCGTTCCCACACACGGGTCGTACACGCGCATACCTGCACCCGGCCGTCCGAGTGCCGTCAGCAATCGGACGACGCCGCGAGGAGTGTAGAACTCGCCGCCCTTGCGACTGGCTGCGTCAGCCGACCATCGCAACAGTGACTCGAACGCATCGCCCAGCACATCGGGGTGGGCGAGGTCGTCGTCGCCCAGGCGAAGGCGGCCGAAGTGCTCAATCACCCGCGTCATCCCGGCGTGTGACCGCTTAGTGGTGCCTCCCGGGGGAAGGCTGGCGGCTTCGGCAGACTGCGGCCCCTCATTGGCCAGAGCCGCGAAGACGGCCCGCAGCCGCTCCTCAGCGGGCAATCCATCCGAGGCCTCGGTCAGTCGGGCCCAGCGTGCCGCCTTCGGCAGGGTGTCGCCGTACCTGTCGTTGGCCTGCTTCAGATGAAGCAAGGCGCCGATGACAGGTGCGTACTCCGCCGGCTCCAGCGAGCCGCGCAGTAGATCCGCCGCTTCCATAAGCCGGCGCTCAAGCCGTTCGACCGTCATCCTGGCCATGTCGGCCCCCCTTGCCAGTGCCTTTGTGCAGCCCATGGACCGCGTGACGTGTCCGGTACATCTCTTCAGATGATTCAGCGGTCCGGAGACCGGTCCGTCACCGCGTCAGTAATCGGCGATGCCGAGGCCATCCTCGACGAACTGCCAGACGTTGGTGTACGGATCCCAGCGGGTTTGATCCGGTCCCCCGTGCTGGCCATTGATTCGCTCGGCGTACTGGCGGGCCTTCTTGTAGCCGTCGTCCAGCTGGCCGGGCCTGATGCGTTTGGCGTCGTCCGGCGACACCGAACCGGCCGGACCGTAGCTCTCGATGAACCGCGGGTGGTGCTTCAGTCGGTCCACCACGCTGTCGCAGACGCCGCCGAACGTGCTCGTGTAGTTCTGGAAGTGCAGCAGCCGCCACAGCTCGAAGCACGGGTGCGAGTACGCGATGCGCACGCCCGCTTGGCGAGCCTCCGCGAAGGCAGTCGGGATGCCCTGGTGCTGATCGCGGTCGAACAGGCACCACACCTGCGGCCAGTTCCAGGCGTCCTGGCGCAGTCCGGCCTCCTTCGCGGCGCGCTCGGCCTTCTTGAGCTTGTCAACGGCGTCCCTGACGAGCGGCACTGGCTTGCGTCGGGCACCCGACACCTGAGCATTCGCGATGAAGTGGTGGACCCGGTGCTCCGGAGTCGCGCGGGTGCCGTTTTTGACGACCCACTCGACGAATTCGGGCTCTGTGACCTCCCCTTCGGTGAAGACGAAAACCTCGCGCGCACGCTCACCGCGTGGCTGTCTCGCGCGCTGAACCGACTCCCGCCCCCTGGTCCTGACCATCAGTCGCGTCCCGTCTCCCCTGCCCGTGCCTTCAGCACCCTGCGTCCGATCTGCCCTTCCGTGACCCGGGGGACCGCTCCGAAGGATCCCGCGAGATATGAGTCCATGAGGTCCTCCTCCGCGCCCGGCTCCACGTCGCTGAGCGGGTACAACTCAGTCGCTCCCGCGTCGTCCTTCTGCGTCAGCCAGATCTGTCCAGGCTCCAGAGGACGCCCGCCCCTGGGAGCTCTGAGCAGTGACGGGTCGTGGGAGGTGAAGACGAGCTGTGCACCCTTCGTATTGCTCCACGGGGCCTGGAAGAGCCGCACGACCTCGGCGGCGAAACGCGGGTGCAGACTGGCGTCCAGTTCGTCAATCAGCAGGACCGCCCCGTCGTCGAGGGCCCGCAGCAGCGGCCCGATCAGCGCGAACCACGAGCGGGTCCCGAATGACTCGCTCTGCCAGTCCATCGGGACGGCTTCGCCGCCCTCGCCATGGTGCAGCAGCCGGACGACGGGGCGCTCACCGAGCCGTTGCTCGACCCTGGCCCCGCTGATACCGAGGTCGGCCACACGCATCAGTTCTTCGATGCGTTCCCGGAATCTGTCGTCGAGCAGGTGTCCGGCGGTGTAGCCCTCCCGTTCCAGGCGCTCCACCTCCGGATTGATGTCCCACAGGTTGAGCTTGAACCAGTCGTAGATCCGGGTGAGCTGCGGGTGGTTGTCATTGGCCGCGCGGGACAGCAGCAGCGCATTTTGCCGAGTCGTCCTGGCCAGCCGTGCACGGTCCTGCACGCGCTCGCCCGGGAATTCGAAGGGCTCTGCTCGCCTGGCGTCACGGTCGAGCCATACCTGCCGCCGGCCTTTCGGATACGAGTGCAGCCACTCGGCCTCCACCCGCTCCGCACCCAGCTCGAAGCCGTACGTCCAGCGGACCTGGTCTTCCAGGACGAAGTCGGCTTCGTAAAAGGTGGGTTCGGCGGCGGACTTCGCGTCCAAGGCGAACTCGTCCCGGGGGATGCCCTGCCGGGAGGTCCACTGCGCGTACGAGCCGAGGACGGCTTCCCGCATCTTCGTGAGAGCGGCGATCACATTCGATTTGCCGGAGGCGTTCGCGCCGAAGACTCCTACCAGCGGATAGACATCCACGGTCTTGCCGTCAGAGAGTTCCACCGCACGAGCCACGTCGGATTTTTCGCCGGCAGGCACAACAAAGGAGAGCTCCTGCTCGTCACGCAGCGACCGGACATTCGCCACGCGGAAGCTCAGCAACATGCCGTGATCCTCCCGATCGTCCCGCACAGGGTAGCGGCACCATTGATGATGCGCCTACGAAACGACACGCGCCCATGCACGGGGCAGGGGGGCGGAGCCGTTGCGCATTGGAAGGGGACTCCGCTGCGCCATGGTTCGATCGCGTCCGCTGAGCTGGGGTGACGTCCAGGATTCCGTGTCGGGCAGGTCTCTCAGGAGCGTCAGGGACCATGGAGGGACCGCAAGGACAGGAACCAACCGGCAAGGACCGCGCAAGGCTGACAGAGATGCACACACCTGACCTGCAAGAACGCCGAGAATCGGCACTGATCGGCAAGGACCGCCAAGATCCCCAATGGACTCATAATCCGTCGGTCGTGGGTTCGAGTCCCACCCGCCCCACTCCGGAAGGCCTCTGACCTGCGGAAACGCTCCTTGTGGGGTGTTGGAACGTCAACTATGGCTCAGCGGACTGAATCCGCTGCTCGCGAGTTTGGAATCTCGTGGGTCTCGTGCTGTCCGGAAATGCCCTGATGGCTCTGACCTGCGACGGAACAGGTAATCAAGACTGTCGTCGGCCTCCGGGTCCGCTGCCCTGGGACTCGATGCCAAGGTCCAGGGACCAGACAGGGACCAAGACGGCGCCGACGCGATGCGTCGAGTGCGTGGGATCCAGAGTCGGGGCACTTCTCATTACCTGGCTGTGGGCCGTCGAAGACCGACTACGTCAACAACGAGGACGCCAACATCGTCGGCCTGCCCAAGCAGGTCCGGATGACGGCCACTTCCTGCGCGGACTACGCCTCCGCCGACCCGGCCACCCAGCTCAAGTCCGTCACCCGCACCAGCTACGACGGCCAGGCCTGGGGCGCCGTCCCTACCAGGGGCCTGCCCACCAGCACCGCCACCCCTGACGGCAAGGGCGCCTGCTGCTCGGTCGTGGTCGGCACCACGTACGACCCACTGGGCCGGCCCCGCAAAGGTGACCGACCCGCTCAAGGGCGTCGCCGAGACCCAGTACACCCCCGCTGACACGGGCGGCCCGGTCACCGCGATCAAGACCATCGATCCCAAGGGCTTCACCAGCACCACCACGTACGATCCCGGCCGCGGCCTGGCCCTCGCCGTCACCGACGCCAACGGCAAGGTCAGCCGGACCGAGTACGACGCCCTCGGCCGCCTGGTGAAGGGCTGGTCAGCCTCCCGTTCCTCCGGCAGTCAGGCACCCGACGTCATCATCACGTACCGGCTGGCTGTCGCCACCACGAGCGTCACCAAGCCCACCGCCGTCACCGTCCAGACCCTCAAGGACGACGGCACCACCTACGCCCGTCAGGTCACCCTCTACGACGGCCTCGGCCGCGTCTTCCAGACCCAGAGCGAGGCCCACGGCCCGGGTCGCATCATCAGCGACACCCGCTACAACGACCACGGCCTCGTCCGCGAACAGACCGGCACCTACCTCGCCAAGGGCGAGCCCGAGGCCGCCCAGTTCAAGCGCAAGACCGACTCCGTCGTGGCCAGCCTGACCCGGACCACGTACGACGGCCTGGAACGCCCGGTGAAGACCACCCTGGTCAACAGCGGCAAGGCTGCCTACTCCGACAGCACCACCTACGGCGACAACTGGACGATCTCCCGCCCGGCCGGCGGCGCCACCCCCGCCGTCAAGACCTGGACCGACGCCCTCGGCCGCGTCAGTCTCATCCAGCACTACACCAACACCGGCCTCAGCCACTGGCGCAACACCTCGTACTCCTACGACGCCCGGGGCAACCGCATCGGCGTCAAGGACCAGGCCGGCAACCAGTGGACGTACACCTACGACGCCCGGGGCCGCCTCACCAACTCGACCGACCCTGACATCGGCAGCGCCTCCTTCTCCTACGACGACCTCGACCGGCAGATCACCGCCACCGACTCGCAGACCCGCACCACCTACACCGACTACGACGAGATCGGCCGCATCAAGGCGATCCACGAGGGCTCGGCAACCGCCGCCCCCACCAAGGAGTTCACCTACGACCTGCCCGGCGCGCTCGGCAAGCCCGCCTCCTCCACCCGGCACGACGCCACCGGCGACTACATCGAGCGCGTCACCGGCTACGACAGCGAATACCGGCCCACCGGGCGAGAGATCGTCATCCCCTCGAACGACGCCACCGCCGGGCTGTCCGGCACCTACAAGTACGACTACACCTACACGCCCAGCGGCAAGCCGCTCACCACCACCCTCCCGGCGGTCGGCGGCCTCGCCCGCGAGAAGGTCGTCACCCGCTACGACAGCGACGGCCTCGCCGAATCCACCTCCGGCCTGACCTGGTACACCAGCGACGTCACCTACTCCGCCTTCGGAGAGGCGCTGCGCTCGGTCAGCGGCCCCCAGCCCTACCGCGTGTGGACCACCAACTTCATCGACGAGCACACCGGCCGCCTCCAGCGCACCGTCTGGGACCGGGAGACCGCGAACTCGCACCGCGTCGCCGACTCCTACTACTCCTACGACCGCGCCGGAAACCTCACCTCCAGCGCCCGCAACCTCACCGACGGCACCACCTCCGCTTGGGACACCCAGTGCTTCACCTACGACCAACTCGGTGAACTGGCCAACGCCTGGACCTCCACCATCGCCGTCGGCACCTCCGGCACCGGCTGCAAGTCCGCCTCCGGCACCGTCTGGGGCTACCGGCAGGACGGACAGACCTCGGCGGGCCCGATCGCAGA is part of the Streptomyces sp. NBC_01262 genome and harbors:
- a CDS encoding N-6 DNA methylase, giving the protein MARMTVERLERRLMEAADLLRGSLEPAEYAPVIGALLHLKQANDRYGDTLPKAARWARLTEASDGLPAEERLRAVFAALANEGPQSAEAASLPPGGTTKRSHAGMTRVIEHFGRLRLGDDDLAHPDVLGDAFESLLRWSADAASRKGGEFYTPRGVVRLLTALGRPGAGMRVYDPCVGTGGMLIDARRYVRDHGGDAGSLFLAGQDANSGCLLLASLNMQLHGAERYSLTQGDALTHPKAPGDGFDLVVSNPPFSMDYSLAVVPHAAERMPYGTTSERGKADLMFLQHMLHMAQGRNGSVVTVMPQGVLFRGAGEREIRTRLLDADLIEAVIALSPNLFYGTGIPACVLVLRAAQRPESRHRGRVLFINAEGEYCAGRAQNVLLPEHVEKIAATFHSRTEVPGFSKFVTRETLTENADNLTVHRYVRHEAATERQDLRAHLEGGMPAVEVAAAKPLLDAYGVQPTDLFQERAGDSEYLDFRARGERPDTRTLTRMAHTRESTLWEAFDKAWESVTAQISAAFRFDSSSVPGQPGRVPWAALRTAVADTVRMPLAQIGLLDSYAVDGLVEDWLGQSEATYRTLAARGFAAVVDDWCADVDDRLTAARPRGRYELDTALEHPVVPALLPGFLSELSAARERADELSAQLKDAKAAEEQGEADLYSDVLAGLPALRRARSAAVRRVRELEADMPLEEARRALDAEGARAVVLGVLRDDLSGRLTRILGERRSEFTALYEAWDAKYGLSFQEIEGRLPGFSATSRALRQTPWSQQSGVDPRHRDAELLFNVIEAEGAIKGEIAKLDIKQHFALLPVLDAVDGRSSDVERLSLGDVVLSLTRGAAGPSSTDTSGLPVIWPSNMTGAGLDLTNLRYLIGSGRVGHRLAPGDVLLGGLRRSDRIGRAYRVAVWRGELPEATHSPHVLHLIPDPARLLPDYLAAWLRHPLVRRRVEALTTASPTSLDRDLLNSDIELPGLEAQQRLVDEIARLAAEQADRRIQHDKAVRIREGLAGRLLGGPLDF
- a CDS encoding AAA family ATPase, whose product is MELSDGKTVDVYPLVGVFGANASGKSNVIAALTKMREAVLGSYAQWTSRQGIPRDEFALDAKSAAEPTFYEADFVLEDQVRWTYGFELGAERVEAEWLHSYPKGRRQVWLDRDARRAEPFEFPGERVQDRARLARTTRQNALLLSRAANDNHPQLTRIYDWFKLNLWDINPEVERLEREGYTAGHLLDDRFRERIEELMRVADLGISGARVEQRLGERPVVRLLHHGEGGEAVPMDWQSESFGTRSWFALIGPLLRALDDGAVLLIDELDASLHPRFAAEVVRLFQAPWSNTKGAQLVFTSHDPSLLRAPRGGRPLEPGQIWLTQKDDAGATELYPLSDVEPGAEEDLMDSYLAGSFGAVPRVTEGQIGRRVLKARAGETGRD
- a CDS encoding RloB family protein → MVRTRGRESVQRARQPRGERAREVFVFTEGEVTEPEFVEWVVKNGTRATPEHRVHHFIANAQVSGARRKPVPLVRDAVDKLKKAERAAKEAGLRQDAWNWPQVWCLFDRDQHQGIPTAFAEARQAGVRIAYSHPCFELWRLLHFQNYTSTFGGVCDSVVDRLKHHPRFIESYGPAGSVSPDDAKRIRPGQLDDGYKKARQYAERINGQHGGPDQTRWDPYTNVWQFVEDGLGIADY